From the genome of Pseudomonas sp. Teo4, one region includes:
- a CDS encoding ABC transporter permease, with product MRNLNPSVAGSVGLLVLFLVLWQWGPGLVGMPEFVMPQLSRVAQESLLMWQSGNLLEHTLITAFEIIVGFALGALLGVAIGVSLGLSPSAEAMLSPYILALQIAPKVAFAPLFVMWLGYTIYPKILIAILIVFFPVMINVLSAIRTVDPDMINLVRTMNASRWQIFRLVEFPSAMAALFSGLRIASTLAVIGVTVGELVGGNQGLGFLLVDAEGQGNTAGVFVAIVMLTLIGVIAYGAVVWAEKRVLHYLPKAMLSTQ from the coding sequence ATGAGAAACCTCAATCCGTCCGTAGCCGGCAGCGTCGGTCTGCTGGTCCTGTTCCTGGTGCTCTGGCAATGGGGCCCGGGGCTGGTCGGCATGCCCGAGTTCGTCATGCCGCAACTGAGCCGCGTCGCCCAGGAAAGCCTGCTGATGTGGCAGTCCGGCAACCTGTTGGAGCACACCCTGATCACCGCCTTCGAGATCATCGTCGGCTTCGCCCTCGGCGCCCTGCTGGGTGTGGCCATCGGCGTGTCGCTGGGCCTGTCGCCGTCGGCCGAGGCCATGCTGTCGCCGTACATCCTGGCCCTGCAGATCGCGCCCAAGGTGGCCTTCGCGCCGCTGTTCGTGATGTGGCTGGGTTACACCATCTACCCGAAGATCCTCATCGCCATCCTGATCGTGTTCTTCCCGGTGATGATCAACGTGCTCTCGGCCATCCGCACCGTCGACCCAGACATGATCAACCTGGTGCGCACCATGAACGCCAGCCGCTGGCAGATCTTCCGCCTGGTGGAGTTCCCCTCGGCCATGGCCGCACTGTTCTCCGGCCTGCGCATCGCCTCGACCCTGGCGGTGATCGGCGTGACCGTCGGTGAGCTGGTCGGCGGCAACCAGGGCCTGGGCTTCCTGCTGGTGGACGCCGAAGGCCAGGGCAACACCGCGGGCGTGTTCGTGGCCATCGTCATGCTCACGCTGATCGGCGTAATCGCTTACGGCGCGGTGGTCTGGGCCGAGAAGCGGGTTCTGCACTACCTCCCCAAAGCCATGCTGAGTACTCAATGA
- a CDS encoding aromatic ring-hydroxylating dioxygenase subunit alpha, translating to MNMHVTVDPVEQHLANGLKDLWFPVLPSELLGEKPVSIRRLGYKIALWRDNDGSVHALEDHCPHRGAPLSQGPVLGDRLQCPYHGVEVRCDGTVTKVPGSPGCKLEGSRPTRMFHTREAAGAIFLFNATDPHLETPPELVLPEQLTSPEWSSFLCYTEWKGDYRYVLDNVMDPMHGTYLHKMSHSMSEGEATAKFVTRDTEQGFFFEKEGQRGVNFDWTEFLDNGCHWLRLEIPYPKTGGPGGNFTIIGSYTPSSRALSAVFHWRARPLTGWQRDTWRFLYKNRLEARHWAVLEQDRVLLEFMEFDANQRENLYQHDLGVVRLRRYLKSKAKEQLALIETKQLG from the coding sequence ATGAACATGCACGTAACCGTCGACCCTGTTGAACAACACCTGGCCAATGGCCTGAAAGACCTCTGGTTCCCGGTTCTACCGTCGGAACTGCTGGGCGAGAAGCCGGTCTCGATTCGCCGCCTGGGCTACAAGATCGCCCTGTGGCGCGACAACGATGGCAGCGTCCACGCCCTCGAAGACCACTGTCCGCACCGCGGCGCGCCGCTGTCCCAGGGGCCGGTGCTGGGTGACCGCCTGCAGTGCCCGTACCACGGCGTGGAAGTACGCTGCGACGGCACCGTGACCAAGGTGCCCGGCAGCCCCGGCTGCAAGCTCGAAGGCAGCCGCCCGACGCGGATGTTCCATACCCGCGAGGCTGCTGGCGCGATCTTCCTGTTCAACGCCACCGACCCGCACTTGGAGACGCCGCCAGAGCTGGTGCTGCCCGAGCAATTGACCTCGCCCGAGTGGAGCAGCTTCCTCTGCTACACCGAGTGGAAAGGTGACTATCGCTACGTACTCGACAATGTCATGGACCCGATGCACGGCACCTACCTGCACAAGATGTCCCACTCCATGAGCGAAGGCGAAGCCACCGCCAAGTTCGTCACCCGCGACACCGAGCAGGGCTTCTTCTTCGAGAAGGAAGGCCAGCGCGGGGTGAACTTCGACTGGACCGAGTTCCTCGACAACGGCTGCCACTGGCTGCGCCTGGAAATCCCTTACCCGAAAACCGGCGGCCCCGGCGGCAACTTCACCATCATCGGCAGCTACACCCCCAGCAGCCGTGCCCTGTCCGCTGTGTTCCACTGGCGCGCGCGGCCGCTGACCGGCTGGCAGCGCGACACCTGGCGCTTCCTCTACAAGAACCGTCTGGAAGCGCGCCACTGGGCGGTGCTGGAACAGGACCGGGTGTTGCTGGAGTTCATGGAGTTCGACGCCAACCAGCGCGAGAACCTGTACCAGCACGACCTCGGCGTGGTGCGCCTGCGCCGTTACCTGAAGAGCAAGGCCAAGGAACAGCTGGCCCTGATCGAAACCAAGCAACTGGGCTGA
- a CDS encoding PDR/VanB family oxidoreductase → MSNSSTINALVHTLRHEAEGIISVELRPWGDTVFAPFEAGSHIDLHLPNGLVRSYSLLNAPSDQGRYVVGILRDRASRGGSRYVHEQLRVGTQLQISQPRNNFALDTYASHSVLVAGGIGITPIYCMFRQLLALGRSAELIYCARSRKEAALLEDIAGLGAKVVYHFNDEKGCLPDLAGYLAGRPTDTHFYCCGPTPMLDAFEQACESLGYPHAHIERFTAAEVAPSEDAQDSYSVELSRSGKTVSVEPGLNLLDVLLEAGCDIEYSCREGVCGSCETRVLEGDIDHRDGVLTKAERAANGSMMVCVSGCKSRRLVLDL, encoded by the coding sequence ATGTCCAACTCCTCCACCATCAATGCGCTGGTGCACACCCTGCGCCATGAAGCCGAGGGCATCATCAGCGTCGAACTGCGCCCTTGGGGCGACACGGTGTTCGCGCCGTTCGAGGCTGGCTCGCACATCGACCTGCACCTGCCCAACGGCCTGGTGCGCAGCTATTCGCTGCTCAATGCGCCAAGCGATCAGGGCCGCTACGTGGTCGGCATTCTGCGTGACCGCGCAAGCCGTGGCGGTTCGCGCTATGTCCACGAGCAATTGCGGGTGGGCACGCAGCTGCAGATCTCGCAACCGCGTAACAACTTCGCCCTGGACACCTACGCCAGCCACAGCGTGCTGGTGGCGGGCGGTATCGGCATCACGCCGATCTACTGCATGTTCCGCCAACTGCTGGCCCTCGGCAGGTCGGCCGAGCTGATCTACTGCGCCCGCTCGCGCAAAGAGGCGGCATTGCTGGAGGACATCGCCGGGCTTGGGGCGAAGGTGGTCTACCACTTCAACGATGAAAAGGGATGCCTGCCGGACCTCGCGGGCTACCTGGCCGGGCGCCCGACGGATACGCACTTCTATTGCTGCGGGCCGACGCCGATGCTCGACGCATTCGAACAGGCGTGCGAGAGCTTGGGTTACCCCCATGCCCACATCGAACGTTTTACCGCCGCCGAAGTGGCGCCGTCCGAGGATGCCCAGGACAGTTACAGCGTCGAGCTGAGCCGGTCGGGCAAGACGGTCAGCGTCGAGCCTGGGTTGAATCTGCTGGATGTGCTGCTCGAAGCCGGGTGCGATATCGAGTACAGCTGCCGTGAAGGGGTGTGCGGCTCGTGCGAAACGCGGGTGCTGGAGGGCGATATCGACCATCGCGACGGCGTATTGACCAAGGCCGAGCGCGCGGCCAACGGCTCGATGATGGTGTGTGTGTCAGGGTGCAAGAGCCGACGGCTGGTGCTCGACCTTTGA
- a CDS encoding aspartate dehydrogenase — MLNITMIGCGAIGVSVLELLEKDPQLHVDAVIASAGSEDLVRQRLACFREPPQVLTALPADARPDLLVECAGHKAIEEHVLPALERGIACLVVSVGALSEPGLVERLEAAAARGNTRIELLPGAIGGIDALSAAKVGGLDTVDYIGRKPARAWKNTPAEQVCELDTLREPTVIFQGSAREAAQLYPKNANVAATLSLAGIGLDRTRVTLIADPLSEENVHHFEARGAFGGFEMSLRGKPLQANPKTSALTVYSVVRALGNHAHAISI; from the coding sequence ATGCTCAACATCACCATGATCGGTTGCGGCGCCATTGGCGTCAGCGTGCTCGAACTGCTGGAGAAAGACCCGCAGTTGCACGTCGACGCGGTGATCGCCTCGGCCGGCTCCGAAGACCTGGTGCGCCAACGCCTGGCCTGCTTCCGTGAGCCGCCGCAGGTGCTCACGGCGCTGCCGGCCGACGCCCGTCCCGACCTGCTGGTCGAATGCGCCGGCCATAAAGCCATCGAAGAGCACGTGCTGCCCGCACTGGAGCGCGGCATCGCCTGCCTGGTGGTCTCGGTCGGCGCACTGTCCGAACCCGGCCTGGTCGAGCGCCTGGAGGCAGCTGCGGCGCGGGGTAATACCCGCATCGAGCTGCTGCCCGGCGCCATCGGCGGCATCGATGCGCTGTCGGCGGCCAAGGTCGGCGGCCTGGACACCGTCGACTACATCGGCCGCAAACCGGCGCGGGCGTGGAAGAACACGCCGGCCGAGCAGGTCTGCGAACTGGACACCCTGCGCGAGCCAACGGTGATCTTCCAGGGCAGCGCCCGCGAGGCGGCGCAGCTGTACCCGAAAAACGCCAACGTCGCCGCCACGCTGTCGCTGGCCGGCATCGGCCTGGACCGCACCCGGGTGACGCTGATCGCCGACCCGCTGAGCGAAGAAAACGTCCACCACTTCGAGGCCCGTGGCGCCTTCGGCGGCTTCGAGATGAGCCTGCGTGGCAAGCCGCTGCAGGCCAACCCGAAAACCTCGGCGCTGACCGTGTACAGCGTGGTCCGCGCCTTGGGCAACCACGCCCACGCCATTTCCATCTAG
- a CDS encoding YihY/virulence factor BrkB family protein, whose amino-acid sequence MIFPDLRGLPLHRVLVRTVSEFLDDEMSTYASALAYQMLFSLFPFLLFLIALIGFLHLPDFFSWLRLQSELVLPPQALEQVNPVIDQLQQSKGGLLSVGIVIALWTASAGVRLMMSAMNAAYDVPEGRPVWKRIPLSIIYTVGIAGMLLAAAALMVLGPQVMEWIASQVGMQEVIVTVWTILRWPAIIILMMVAVALIYYVMPDVKQKFRFITPGSVLAVVVWIIASLAFGYYVKTFADYNAMYGSIGAIIVLLLYFYISAAVLLLGAEMNAVIEHMSSEGKNPGEKDFDGKKSRETLTVLGHEHPIPTEPQPSEPTPR is encoded by the coding sequence ATGATTTTCCCCGACCTGCGCGGCCTGCCCCTGCACCGCGTGCTGGTGCGCACCGTCAGCGAATTTCTCGATGACGAGATGTCCACCTATGCCTCGGCGTTGGCCTACCAGATGCTGTTTTCGCTGTTCCCTTTCCTGCTGTTTCTGATTGCCTTGATCGGTTTTCTGCACCTGCCGGACTTCTTCTCCTGGCTGCGCCTGCAATCGGAACTGGTACTGCCGCCGCAGGCCCTGGAGCAGGTCAACCCGGTGATCGACCAGTTGCAGCAATCCAAGGGTGGCTTGCTTTCAGTGGGTATCGTGATCGCGCTGTGGACCGCCTCGGCGGGTGTGCGCTTGATGATGAGCGCGATGAACGCCGCCTACGATGTGCCCGAAGGCCGGCCAGTGTGGAAGCGCATTCCGCTGTCGATCATCTACACCGTGGGCATCGCTGGCATGTTGCTGGCTGCAGCAGCATTGATGGTGCTGGGGCCGCAGGTCATGGAGTGGATCGCCTCCCAGGTCGGCATGCAGGAGGTGATCGTCACGGTGTGGACCATCCTGCGTTGGCCGGCGATCATCATCCTGATGATGGTGGCGGTAGCGTTGATCTATTACGTCATGCCAGATGTGAAGCAGAAGTTTCGCTTCATCACGCCGGGTTCGGTGCTGGCCGTGGTGGTGTGGATCATCGCGTCTCTGGCCTTTGGTTACTACGTGAAGACCTTCGCGGACTACAACGCGATGTACGGCAGCATTGGTGCAATCATCGTGCTGTTGCTGTATTTCTATATTTCCGCCGCCGTGCTGTTGCTGGGGGCGGAAATGAATGCAGTGATCGAGCACATGTCGTCCGAAGGCAAGAACCCTGGTGAAAAAGATTTCGACGGCAAGAAATCCAGGGAGACGCTGACAGTGCTTGGCCATGAGCACCCGATTCCTACCGAGCCTCAACCTTCCGAGCCGACACCCCGATGA
- a CDS encoding recombinase-like helix-turn-helix domain-containing protein — MSTTEVYLQPHQARKRPNTPFEDLLGDSIERAYGNGVSELGELLAHLNLAGPPCPLTSGEWTEEAFKTLMARLGE, encoded by the coding sequence ATGAGCACGACCGAGGTTTACCTGCAGCCGCACCAGGCGCGCAAACGCCCCAACACGCCGTTCGAGGACCTGCTCGGCGACTCCATCGAGCGCGCCTACGGCAACGGCGTGAGCGAACTGGGCGAGTTGCTCGCCCACCTCAACCTGGCCGGCCCGCCCTGCCCGCTGACCAGCGGCGAGTGGACCGAAGAGGCTTTCAAGACCCTGATGGCACGGCTGGGCGAGTGA
- a CDS encoding right-handed parallel beta-helix repeat-containing protein yields the protein MGKPPYVIRPTRALPEIKGPVRITGLSWARDGQYIAIDGSGYIKDQGVHTCPGALPGQYGTNVRTTTNPGLVLRDTQGVHLSGLEVRNFCIGILVNRASGNVIEDNRIVANKGGAGIMLTGDDGAGNPTATTTVNNKVLRNQLIDNGDGLELTRGAAFNLVADNLFRSTAANPEPSQGIEILLGNDNSVVRNRFENYSDGLQINWGKRNYLGPTPSPATPTASASPAKAISSMAT from the coding sequence GTGGGCAAACCGCCCTATGTGATCCGTCCGACCCGCGCCCTGCCGGAAATCAAGGGCCCGGTGCGCATCACCGGCCTGTCGTGGGCCCGCGACGGCCAGTACATCGCCATCGACGGCTCCGGCTATATCAAGGACCAGGGCGTGCACACCTGCCCCGGCGCGCTGCCAGGGCAATACGGCACCAATGTGCGCACCACCACCAACCCTGGGCTGGTGCTGCGTGACACTCAAGGCGTGCACCTGAGCGGCCTGGAAGTGCGCAACTTCTGCATCGGCATTCTGGTCAACCGCGCCAGTGGCAACGTCATCGAAGACAACCGCATCGTGGCCAACAAAGGCGGCGCCGGGATCATGCTCACCGGCGACGACGGGGCCGGCAACCCGACCGCCACCACCACGGTCAACAACAAGGTGCTGCGCAACCAGTTGATCGACAACGGCGACGGCCTGGAGCTCACCCGTGGCGCGGCGTTCAACCTGGTGGCCGACAACCTGTTCCGCTCCACTGCGGCCAACCCGGAGCCCTCTCAAGGCATCGAGATTCTGCTGGGCAACGACAACAGCGTGGTACGCAACCGCTTCGAGAACTACTCCGACGGGCTGCAGATCAACTGGGGCAAGCGCAACTACCTGGGGCCAACACCTTCACCGGCAACTCCAACGGCGTCAGCGTCACCGGCGAAGGCAATATCCTCGATGGCAACCTGA
- a CDS encoding CsbD family protein: MSGTKDKVKGLANEAMGNVKQGIGKATDNEKLRAEGRAQELKGEAQQIKGDIKDAVKKP, encoded by the coding sequence ATGAGCGGCACCAAAGACAAAGTCAAAGGTCTGGCCAACGAGGCCATGGGCAACGTCAAGCAAGGCATCGGCAAGGCGACCGATAACGAGAAGCTGCGCGCCGAAGGGCGCGCCCAGGAACTGAAAGGCGAGGCGCAGCAGATCAAGGGTGACATCAAGGATGCAGTGAAAAAGCCCTGA
- the cysK gene encoding cysteine synthase A: protein MSRIYADNAHSIGNTPLVQINRIAPRGVTILAKIEGRNPGYSVKCRIGANMVWDAESSGKLKPGMTIVEPTSGNTGIGLAFVAAARGYKLILTMPASMSLERRKVLKALGAELVLTEPAKGMKGAIEKANEIVASDPAQYFLPGQFDNPANPAIHEKTTGPEIWNDTDGAIDVLVAGVGTGGTITGVSRYIKHTQGKSILSVAVEPVVSPLITQTLAGEELKPSPHKIQGIGAGFVPKNLDLSIVDQVETVTDEESKAMAIRLMQEEGILCGISCGAAMAAAVRLAEKPEMQGKTIVVILPDSGERYLSSMLFSDMFSEQENQQ, encoded by the coding sequence ATGAGCCGTATCTACGCAGACAACGCCCATTCCATCGGCAACACGCCGCTGGTGCAGATCAACCGCATCGCCCCGCGTGGGGTGACCATCCTGGCCAAGATCGAAGGGCGAAACCCGGGCTATTCGGTGAAATGCCGTATCGGCGCGAACATGGTCTGGGACGCCGAGAGCAGCGGCAAGCTCAAGCCGGGCATGACCATCGTCGAACCGACGTCGGGCAACACCGGCATCGGCCTGGCCTTCGTTGCCGCGGCCCGTGGCTACAAGCTGATCCTGACCATGCCGGCTTCGATGAGCCTGGAGCGGCGCAAGGTGCTCAAGGCCCTCGGTGCCGAACTGGTACTCACCGAGCCTGCCAAAGGCATGAAGGGTGCGATCGAGAAAGCCAATGAAATCGTCGCCTCCGACCCGGCCCAGTACTTCCTGCCTGGCCAGTTCGACAACCCGGCCAACCCGGCGATCCACGAGAAGACCACTGGCCCGGAGATCTGGAACGACACCGACGGCGCGATCGACGTGCTGGTGGCGGGCGTCGGTACCGGCGGCACCATTACCGGTGTGTCGCGCTACATCAAGCACACCCAGGGCAAGTCGATCTTGTCGGTGGCCGTCGAGCCTGTGGTTTCGCCACTGATCACCCAGACCCTGGCCGGCGAGGAACTCAAGCCCAGCCCGCACAAGATCCAGGGTATCGGTGCAGGCTTCGTGCCGAAAAACCTCGACCTGTCGATCGTCGACCAGGTCGAGACCGTCACCGATGAAGAATCCAAGGCCATGGCCATCCGCCTGATGCAGGAAGAGGGCATTCTTTGCGGTATCTCTTGCGGCGCGGCGATGGCGGCAGCGGTGCGCCTGGCCGAAAAACCGGAAATGCAGGGCAAGACCATCGTGGTGATCCTGCCGGATTCCGGCGAGCGCTACCTGTCGAGCATGCTGTTCAGCGACATGTTCAGCGAGCAGGAAAACCAGCAGTAA
- a CDS encoding aspartyl/asparaginyl beta-hydroxylase domain-containing protein, with product MTFSFVAKAGVLLVFFGSVLFVHLRGKARLPVLRQFVNHSALFAPYNALMYLFSGVPSKPYLDRTRFPELDVLKDNWQEIREEAMRLFDEGYIRAAEKDNDAGFGSFFKKGWKRFYLKWYDKPLPSAEALCPKTVELVSRIPNVKGAMFALLPGGSHLNPHRDPFAGSLRYHLGLSTPNSDNCRIYVDGQVYAWRDGEDVMFDETYVHWVKNETDVTRVILFCDIERPLSSPLMTRINRKVSAFLGRATAPQNTDDERVGGINQAYAWSKRFSNKISSHVKQFKRANPKAYRILRPVLAVVVAYLLYRWLF from the coding sequence ATGACCTTTTCCTTCGTCGCCAAGGCAGGTGTACTGTTGGTGTTCTTCGGCAGCGTGCTGTTCGTGCACCTGCGGGGCAAGGCGCGGTTGCCGGTGTTGCGCCAGTTCGTCAACCATTCGGCGCTGTTCGCCCCTTATAACGCGCTGATGTACCTGTTTTCTGGCGTGCCGTCCAAGCCGTACCTGGACCGTACACGCTTCCCTGAGCTGGATGTGCTCAAGGATAACTGGCAGGAAATCCGTGAAGAGGCCATGCGCCTGTTCGACGAGGGCTACATTCGCGCCGCCGAGAAAGACAACGACGCCGGTTTCGGGTCGTTCTTCAAGAAGGGCTGGAAGCGCTTTTACCTGAAGTGGTACGACAAACCGCTGCCGTCGGCCGAGGCTCTGTGCCCCAAGACCGTCGAACTGGTCAGCCGTATTCCCAACGTCAAAGGCGCGATGTTTGCCCTGTTGCCCGGTGGCAGCCACCTCAACCCGCACCGCGACCCCTTCGCTGGCTCTTTGCGTTATCACCTGGGGCTGTCCACGCCCAACTCCGATAACTGCCGCATCTACGTCGATGGTCAGGTGTACGCCTGGCGCGACGGTGAAGACGTGATGTTCGATGAAACCTACGTGCACTGGGTCAAGAATGAAACAGACGTGACCCGCGTGATCCTGTTCTGCGACATCGAGCGTCCGCTGAGCAGCCCGCTGATGACCCGCATCAACCGCAAGGTCAGCGCCTTCCTCGGCCGCGCCACCGCGCCACAGAACACCGATGACGAACGTGTGGGCGGCATCAATCAGGCGTATGCCTGGAGCAAGCGCTTCAGCAACAAGATCAGCAGCCACGTGAAGCAGTTCAAGCGCGCCAACCCCAAGGCCTACCGCATCCTGCGGCCGGTGCTGGCGGTGGTGGTGGCTTATCTGCTGTATCGCTGGTTGTTCTAA
- a CDS encoding ABC transporter ATP-binding protein, translated as MYAIAPQWNAPHPKDNPAPTEIEFRNVGKAFPAKGQTEAPFAIRGVNFQIRRGEVVSIIGPSGCGKSTILNMGSGLYKPTEGEVLVSGERVNGPVGKVAFMLQKDLLMPWRSIRRNVELGLEIQGMPAAERKAIAEDLLTRCHLQGFADHYPFQLSGGMRQRAALARTLAIQPEVLFLDEPFSALDAQTKMILQQDLARMLFEEKKTALFITHDLVEAIALSDRLLVMSARPGTIIEEIEIDLPHRDNPLERRKLPEIGPLAGRLMELLKVGEDHDLH; from the coding sequence ATGTACGCAATCGCCCCGCAGTGGAATGCACCACACCCCAAGGACAACCCGGCGCCAACGGAAATCGAGTTCCGCAATGTCGGCAAGGCCTTCCCCGCCAAAGGGCAGACCGAAGCGCCGTTCGCCATCCGCGGCGTGAACTTCCAGATCCGTCGCGGTGAAGTGGTTTCGATCATCGGCCCTTCCGGCTGCGGCAAGAGCACCATCCTCAACATGGGTTCCGGCCTGTACAAGCCAACCGAAGGTGAAGTGCTGGTCAGCGGCGAACGGGTCAACGGCCCGGTGGGCAAGGTCGCCTTCATGTTGCAGAAGGACTTGCTGATGCCCTGGCGCAGCATCCGCCGCAATGTCGAACTGGGCCTGGAAATCCAGGGCATGCCGGCCGCCGAACGCAAAGCCATCGCCGAGGATCTGCTCACGCGTTGCCACCTGCAAGGCTTTGCCGACCACTACCCGTTCCAGCTGTCCGGTGGCATGCGCCAACGCGCCGCCCTGGCCCGCACCCTGGCCATCCAGCCGGAAGTGCTATTCCTCGACGAACCGTTCTCGGCCCTCGACGCCCAGACCAAGATGATCCTTCAGCAAGACCTGGCGCGGATGCTGTTCGAAGAGAAAAAGACCGCGCTGTTCATCACCCATGACCTGGTCGAGGCCATCGCCCTGTCAGATCGCCTGCTGGTGATGAGCGCCCGCCCCGGCACGATCATCGAAGAAATCGAAATCGACCTGCCGCACCGCGACAACCCGCTGGAGCGCCGCAAGCTTCCGGAAATCGGCCCGTTGGCAGGCCGTTTGATGGAACTGCTGAAAGTCGGCGAAGACCACGACCTGCACTGA
- a CDS encoding GNAT family N-acetyltransferase, which translates to MRAASEGELWVARRNEIIAGLSLSAIENGHWLTGLFVAPEQRNQGVAGQLIEAALAERRGPVWLFCHPDLTPFYQRLAFETAEQLPEALAARLARYQRNKRLVALVRDQSSLASSPGTAPR; encoded by the coding sequence ATGCGCGCCGCCAGCGAGGGAGAACTGTGGGTAGCACGGCGCAACGAGATCATTGCAGGCCTGAGCCTGTCCGCCATCGAAAACGGCCACTGGCTCACGGGGCTGTTCGTCGCCCCTGAGCAGCGCAACCAGGGCGTGGCGGGGCAATTGATAGAAGCCGCTTTGGCTGAAAGGCGCGGCCCTGTCTGGCTGTTCTGCCACCCCGACCTGACTCCCTTCTACCAGCGCCTGGCATTCGAAACCGCCGAACAGCTACCCGAAGCCCTCGCCGCTCGCCTGGCGCGCTACCAGCGCAACAAACGCCTGGTGGCACTGGTACGCGATCAGTCGTCGCTGGCATCCAGCCCGGGAACAGCACCTCGGTGA
- a CDS encoding alpha/beta hydrolase gives MAAGGHGLERAGRVIAWDAPGYGQSTPLPMAAPDAQDYAGRLLQLLDALGIERCVLVGHSLGALTASAFALAHPQRVSRLVLISPARGYGAAPDQGQAVRAKRLHSLEQLGIEQMASERSAHLLSANASAEALAWVRWNMARLQPHGYRQAIELLCGDYLLRYAPQAVTCEVHCGSADSITLAEDCAALANALAAPFHLIAGVGHACAIEQPDTVTACWPAPWTPL, from the coding sequence CTGGCTGCAGGTGGCCATGGGCTTGAGCGAGCGGGCCGGGTGATTGCCTGGGATGCGCCGGGTTACGGCCAGTCCACGCCCTTGCCGATGGCCGCGCCTGATGCGCAGGACTATGCCGGGCGCCTGTTGCAACTGCTGGATGCCTTGGGCATCGAGCGCTGCGTGCTGGTCGGCCATTCCCTTGGGGCACTGACCGCCAGCGCCTTCGCCCTGGCGCATCCGCAGCGGGTCAGCCGCCTGGTGCTGATCAGCCCGGCGCGCGGTTACGGCGCTGCGCCCGACCAGGGCCAGGCAGTGCGCGCCAAGCGCCTGCACAGCCTGGAGCAGTTGGGCATCGAACAGATGGCCAGCGAACGCAGCGCGCACTTGCTGTCCGCAAACGCCAGCGCCGAGGCATTGGCCTGGGTGCGCTGGAACATGGCGCGGCTACAACCCCACGGTTACCGCCAGGCCATCGAACTGCTGTGCGGCGATTACCTGCTGCGTTACGCGCCCCAAGCGGTCACCTGCGAGGTGCATTGCGGCAGCGCCGACAGCATCACCCTTGCCGAGGATTGCGCGGCCCTGGCCAACGCCCTGGCTGCGCCGTTCCACCTGATTGCCGGCGTCGGCCATGCCTGCGCCATCGAACAACCTGACACGGTGACGGCCTGCTGGCCCGCGCCCTGGACGCCTCTCTGA
- a CDS encoding S1 RNA-binding domain-containing protein, whose amino-acid sequence MALLGRYNSLQIVKHVEFGLYLDGGADGEILLPRRYIPKDTPTEVDDWLNVFIYLDSEDQLIATTEKPKLQVGGFASLKVKDINNAGIFFDWGLSKDLLMPYSEESRPLKIGDYCVVHAYLDKRTRRITATARLDRYLDRTPADYSVGQPVELLVAGETPMGFKAIINNRHWGLIHKNEVFKFLRSGMHVEGFIKEIRHDGKIALSLQPVGKALGDNLQEQIMARLEAEGGVLAVCDKSTPEVISQLFNVSKGNFKKAIGALFKQGRIVIHDDRIERA is encoded by the coding sequence ATGGCTCTGCTTGGGCGTTACAACAGTTTGCAAATCGTGAAACACGTGGAATTCGGCCTGTACCTGGACGGCGGTGCCGACGGCGAAATCCTGCTGCCCAGGCGTTACATTCCCAAGGACACGCCGACCGAAGTCGACGACTGGCTCAACGTGTTCATCTATCTGGATAGCGAAGATCAGCTGATCGCCACCACCGAGAAGCCCAAATTGCAGGTGGGTGGGTTCGCCAGCCTCAAGGTCAAGGACATCAACAATGCCGGCATCTTCTTCGATTGGGGCCTTTCCAAGGACCTGCTGATGCCTTACTCGGAAGAGTCTCGGCCACTGAAGATCGGTGACTACTGCGTGGTGCATGCCTACCTGGACAAGCGCACCCGCCGCATCACCGCCACCGCGCGCCTGGACCGCTACCTGGACCGCACCCCGGCGGATTACTCCGTTGGCCAGCCGGTCGAGCTGCTGGTGGCCGGGGAAACGCCCATGGGCTTCAAGGCCATCATCAACAACCGCCACTGGGGCCTGATCCACAAGAACGAGGTGTTCAAGTTCCTGCGTTCGGGCATGCATGTGGAAGGCTTCATCAAGGAAATTCGCCACGACGGCAAGATCGCCTTGAGCCTGCAGCCGGTCGGCAAGGCGCTGGGCGATAACCTGCAAGAGCAGATCATGGCGCGCCTGGAGGCGGAGGGCGGGGTACTGGCGGTGTGCGACAAGAGCACCCCGGAAGTGATCAGCCAGCTGTTCAACGTCAGCAAGGGCAACTTCAAGAAGGCCATTGGTGCGTTGTTCAAGCAAGGCCGGATCGTCATCCATGACGATCGCATCGAGCGGGCCTGA